GACGCGCCCTTAAGGGAGTGCATGGGGCGGAAGATCTCGTTGAGCAACGCCAGATTGCCTGGACTTTTTTCCAGTTCGAGCAGGTTGGGCTCGATGGTTTCCAGGTGCTCGCGCGCCTCGATGATGAAATCGGCAATGATTTCCTGATCCATGAATTCCTGACTCATCCCCTGCTCCCTGTCCTGTGCATCCGGCCCTGGGCGTCCACCATGGAGGGCTTGGGCGTTAGCCCAGCAGCATCTTGACGTTACGCAACAATTTTTCAGGCTGCGCCGGCTTGACCATATACAGGTTTGCGCCGAGTTGCAGGCCCTGCTGAATATCCTTTTCCTGCCCTTCCGTGGACAGCACCACGATGGGCAGGTCGCGATACAACACTTGTTCCCGCACGTGTCTGATGAAGGTGAAGCCGTCCATTTTGGGCATGT
This sequence is a window from Megalodesulfovibrio gigas DSM 1382 = ATCC 19364. Protein-coding genes within it:
- a CDS encoding response regulator; its protein translation is MAKNNILIVDDSKTVRNLVAFILKKEGYKVTAAENGLDGLEKLYSMEQVDLIISDINMPKMDGFTFIRHVREQVLYRDLPIVVLSTEGQEKDIQQGLQLGANLYMVKPAQPEKLLRNVKMLLG